The following are encoded together in the Halorubrum lacusprofundi ATCC 49239 genome:
- a CDS encoding GNAT family N-acetyltransferase, whose protein sequence is MGDQQADPDGDFGKSGHILLVEEGKPMGTARVRRTDDALKCERIAVRASARGAGWGQQLMSICETIAQEHEVDACVLHAQQRVVDFYRQQGYMVVSEPFEEAGIPHVEMRLQLTEDAD, encoded by the coding sequence TTGGGGGATCAACAGGCCGACCCCGACGGCGATTTCGGCAAGTCCGGACACATCCTCCTGGTCGAAGAAGGCAAACCGATGGGAACCGCACGGGTTCGACGCACCGACGACGCCCTCAAGTGCGAGCGAATCGCTGTCAGAGCCTCGGCTCGTGGTGCTGGCTGGGGCCAGCAGCTCATGAGTATCTGTGAGACGATTGCGCAGGAACATGAGGTCGATGCGTGTGTCCTCCACGCCCAGCAGCGCGTCGTTGATTTCTACCGGCAACAGGGCTACATGGTCGTCAGCGAGCCGTTCGAAGAGGCTGGCATCCCACACGTCGAGATGCGGTTGCAATTAACAGAAGACGCGGACTAA
- a CDS encoding fumarylacetoacetate hydrolase family protein, translated as MRLARAQTSEGIVGGTYEEGALKTETEVYDIDGNLLAPVRPTTMYCVGRNYAATLDQMEYERPSEPDFFIKPSVSTHPPETPIPYPSFSDELTYAGELAAVIGERCENVTEDDVDDILRGYTILNDVDALDQPGRTARKAFNGSGPLGPWIETDLDPVGLDMQTLINDEERQNSNTDLMLFKPREVISFLSERFTLHPGDVIAFGSPANPGLIEPGDKIEISYEGIGTLRNTVGERRGNK; from the coding sequence ATGCGACTTGCTCGCGCTCAAACGTCAGAGGGGATTGTCGGGGGCACATACGAGGAGGGGGCTCTCAAAACAGAGACAGAGGTCTATGATATCGATGGTAATCTTCTCGCGCCTGTTCGTCCCACGACGATGTACTGTGTCGGTCGGAACTATGCGGCAACGCTTGACCAGATGGAGTATGAGCGGCCGAGTGAGCCCGATTTCTTCATAAAACCTTCCGTGTCAACACACCCACCTGAGACCCCGATTCCGTATCCTTCCTTCTCCGATGAACTCACATATGCCGGTGAACTTGCGGCGGTCATCGGTGAACGCTGTGAGAACGTCACGGAGGATGACGTCGACGACATCCTCCGTGGATACACGATTCTGAACGACGTGGATGCACTCGACCAACCCGGACGAACAGCGCGGAAAGCCTTCAACGGATCAGGCCCACTTGGGCCGTGGATCGAGACTGATCTCGATCCGGTCGGGCTCGATATGCAAACGTTAATTAATGATGAAGAACGGCAAAACTCAAACACTGATTTGATGCTGTTCAAACCCCGAGAAGTTATCTCTTTTCTCTCCGAACGCTTCACACTCCACCCCGGCGATGTTATCGCCTTTGGAAGCCCGGCAAACCCAGGTCTAATTGAGCCAGGTGACAAGATTGAGATCTCGTATGAGGGCATCGGCACGCTACGGAATACAGTCGGCGAACGGAGGGGGAATAAATAA
- a CDS encoding Zn-dependent hydrolase, with the protein MSADLPVDGDRLRQDIERTAEFGAVESDDGRGRTALPADEANGQARDYLVDQLEAAGLDIRIDAVGNIAGRWTPPSADSDAAAVAAGSHLDSVPRGGIFDGPLGVFAALEGVRAIQESTLEPTRPIEVVCFTGEEGTRFADGVLGSTVATGKRSVGEMLTMTDGTVTLETALQNVGYHGTDRIDASEWDTWLELHIEQTTRLRDAGIPLGIVTDITGTARCHVTIEGEPDHSGTTSMSERRDALAAASELVLAVESCASDMAAEGTGTAVGTVGHLSVDPNTVNVVPGGVSLRIDLRSTDRPEIKTQLDTVRDSLADIEAQRDLSTTFDCTYDIPPTPLSERCRRTVADAAHDQGVETTSVYSGAGHDTMQVADVTDAALLFVASQNGHSHSPKERADWDDCTTATRVLADSLARLASTNDQRPLNPQDKC; encoded by the coding sequence ATGAGCGCTGATCTGCCTGTCGACGGCGACAGACTCCGTCAAGACATCGAGCGAACGGCGGAGTTCGGTGCGGTCGAATCGGACGACGGACGCGGCCGGACAGCACTCCCCGCCGATGAGGCAAACGGTCAAGCTCGTGATTACCTCGTCGACCAACTCGAAGCCGCTGGACTCGATATTCGTATCGACGCCGTCGGCAACATCGCTGGTCGGTGGACGCCGCCGAGCGCCGACTCGGATGCAGCAGCCGTCGCCGCCGGCAGCCATCTCGACTCAGTCCCTCGCGGCGGCATCTTTGATGGCCCGCTCGGGGTGTTCGCGGCACTGGAAGGTGTCCGCGCGATACAGGAGAGTACTCTCGAACCCACACGTCCGATTGAGGTCGTCTGCTTTACGGGCGAAGAGGGAACGCGGTTCGCCGATGGCGTCCTCGGGTCGACCGTGGCGACAGGCAAGCGGAGTGTCGGCGAGATGCTCACGATGACTGATGGTACCGTGACACTCGAAACGGCGCTTCAAAATGTCGGATACCACGGGACCGACCGCATCGATGCAAGCGAGTGGGACACGTGGCTCGAACTCCACATCGAGCAGACGACGCGCCTCAGAGACGCTGGTATTCCGCTTGGCATCGTCACCGACATCACCGGTACCGCACGCTGCCACGTTACCATCGAGGGGGAACCCGACCACTCCGGCACGACGTCCATGTCCGAACGGCGAGACGCGCTCGCGGCCGCGAGTGAACTCGTTCTCGCTGTCGAGAGCTGTGCAAGTGATATGGCTGCCGAGGGTACTGGCACTGCTGTCGGTACCGTGGGCCATCTCAGCGTCGATCCGAACACGGTCAATGTCGTCCCTGGCGGGGTATCGCTCCGAATCGACCTCCGGTCGACCGATCGACCCGAGATCAAGACTCAGCTCGATACGGTTCGAGACTCGTTGGCCGATATCGAAGCCCAGAGGGACCTGTCGACCACGTTCGATTGTACGTACGACATCCCACCAACCCCACTTTCGGAACGCTGTAGGCGGACGGTCGCAGACGCCGCCCACGACCAAGGCGTCGAGACGACTTCCGTGTACTCCGGTGCGGGCCACGACACCATGCAAGTCGCCGACGTCACCGACGCCGCACTTCTCTTTGTCGCCTCCCAGAACGGCCATTCACACTCCCCGAAGGAGCGCGCTGACTGGGACGACTGCACCACCGCAACGCGTGTCCTTGCTGACTCGCTTGCACGACTCGCATCGACCAACGATCAACGACCACTAAATCCACAAGACAAATGTTAG
- a CDS encoding D-2-hydroxyacid dehydrogenase, which yields MTDVVVLHHKIHGLDPNDYAETIRQSRPDLDVVVARTPEEERTYLAEATVATGYQIDSDLVTASETLELFACTFAGIGHLPLEALEAADVTVTNASGVHGPNVAEQVLGYVLSDVRNLRRAWEQNERGEWNHFQGGELRGSTATVVGMGPIGKEIIARFNDFGVETIGVRYTPEKGGNADDVVGFEGTLDAAARSDYLVLACPLTETTEGLVDEQVFGALSTDAMLVNIARGQVVDTDALVSALRGNDIRSAALDVTDPEPLPVDHPLWSLSNCLITPHNAGHTPEYWSRCTGILDDAIDETSLG from the coding sequence ATGACCGACGTCGTCGTCCTCCATCACAAGATCCATGGCCTCGATCCGAATGACTACGCCGAGACCATCCGCCAATCCCGTCCCGATCTTGATGTCGTCGTTGCTCGCACACCCGAAGAAGAGCGTACGTATCTCGCAGAAGCGACGGTTGCGACCGGCTACCAGATAGATTCGGACCTCGTCACGGCATCCGAGACCCTTGAGTTGTTCGCGTGTACGTTCGCTGGCATCGGCCACCTTCCCCTTGAGGCGCTCGAAGCGGCGGACGTAACTGTGACGAACGCATCCGGAGTCCACGGGCCAAATGTCGCCGAGCAAGTGTTAGGGTACGTCCTGTCCGACGTTCGAAACCTCCGCCGTGCGTGGGAGCAAAACGAGCGCGGAGAATGGAACCATTTCCAAGGCGGGGAACTCCGTGGGTCGACGGCAACCGTCGTGGGCATGGGACCTATCGGGAAGGAGATTATCGCCCGTTTCAACGATTTCGGTGTCGAAACGATCGGTGTCCGTTACACTCCTGAGAAGGGTGGCAATGCCGACGATGTTGTTGGATTCGAGGGAACGCTTGATGCCGCCGCCCGCAGCGACTACCTCGTGCTCGCGTGTCCGTTGACCGAAACGACAGAGGGACTCGTCGACGAACAAGTGTTTGGTGCACTCTCGACGGACGCAATGCTCGTCAATATTGCCCGTGGTCAAGTGGTCGACACGGACGCGTTGGTGTCAGCACTGCGTGGCAACGATATTCGGAGTGCAGCCCTCGATGTCACAGACCCCGAGCCACTGCCTGTTGATCATCCGCTTTGGTCTCTCAGTAACTGTCTCATCACACCGCACAACGCGGGGCATACCCCTGAGTACTGGAGCCGCTGTACGGGAATCCTTGATGACGCTATTGACGAAACCTCGCTCGGTTAG
- a CDS encoding MarR family transcriptional regulator gives MSANASQNTQEQSDRWDPVRELPPSAKLVAKELDHNDRLTQTELAEATLLSTRTIRQAVSRLEAVGAVESRVSFRDARKQLYTLSL, from the coding sequence ATGAGTGCAAACGCCTCGCAGAACACACAGGAACAGTCAGACCGATGGGATCCAGTCCGGGAGTTACCACCGAGCGCGAAGCTCGTCGCCAAGGAGTTAGACCACAACGACAGGCTGACACAGACTGAACTCGCTGAAGCAACGCTATTGTCGACACGAACGATTCGGCAGGCGGTCAGTAGACTCGAAGCTGTTGGAGCTGTCGAGTCACGCGTCTCGTTTCGGGATGCACGAAAGCAGCTCTATACTCTATCGCTGTAG
- a CDS encoding DUF3830 family protein — translation MLEIEIDNTTFTAELHEDHAPDSVAAVRDFLPLTSELMHVRWSGIATWINIDEIELPEVPRENHTVYPSRGDLLLYPGYCNEQEILVPCGPTCFKSPAGELAGNHFATIDATAEELKQIEESTLRDGVLDVTIREVAE, via the coding sequence ATGTTAGAAATCGAAATCGATAACACGACGTTCACAGCCGAACTGCACGAAGACCACGCCCCGGATTCCGTCGCGGCAGTCCGCGACTTTCTCCCACTTACCTCGGAGTTGATGCACGTTCGGTGGAGCGGCATCGCGACCTGGATCAACATCGACGAGATCGAGCTGCCGGAGGTTCCACGAGAGAACCACACTGTCTATCCCTCACGGGGTGACCTCTTGCTCTACCCTGGCTATTGTAACGAACAGGAAATCCTCGTTCCTTGTGGTCCGACATGTTTCAAGAGCCCAGCCGGAGAACTTGCCGGCAACCATTTCGCAACGATCGACGCGACAGCTGAAGAACTCAAACAAATAGAAGAGTCGACGCTCCGTGATGGCGTTCTTGATGTAACCATCCGGGAGGTGGCAGAATGA
- a CDS encoding helix-turn-helix domain-containing protein produces MWSVAVIDTADSASGSVSPRPISVLLIDDDETWARTQRRLLERSQERLTVSTATSFAAARDALAATEPDCIVCDYQLGDGTGVNLLAEVRATEPDLPFILVTGEGDEAIASDAIGEQVTDYVRKMDLGQQPTGLVRRIETVVEADRNRRALAHERRHKEALLETVTASSTRSELGGSICEQLVDSGYVCVWIGVLDDDRGVVPLSTAGDTNYLETMNPPGTRPADSTEPTLRAFDETKSVVHSLESIEEAETKSADWVGVAVDHGFGSMAAIPISHNDVYFGVLTVYSRMPRIEDRERALLIEYVETVGYAFQTTAWKRTLLSSATPTVEFTLDSGCHPLLGLIAALSDESTLRAATVIPRNDDEMLYVTTAEGVTEADLSVAVDTTDSIVSIDYYRTDDVIQCGLVSELPVPETRLVDAGVSLSETIVSGEHARILSILGGETTIRQCVEALSDLCGDSSMTTLWTTDESTMSDAEAVDDLTDRQRQVLELAVEAGYFERPRHNNTGELADTLDISRATFTQHLRAAQRKLFTDKIHR; encoded by the coding sequence ATGTGGAGTGTGGCCGTGATCGATACAGCAGACTCAGCTTCGGGCTCTGTATCGCCCCGGCCGATTTCAGTGCTCCTGATCGATGATGACGAGACGTGGGCCCGAACACAGCGTCGACTGCTCGAACGCTCTCAGGAGCGACTCACTGTGTCGACGGCGACCAGTTTCGCGGCAGCCAGAGACGCGCTCGCAGCCACCGAACCGGACTGTATCGTCTGTGACTACCAACTCGGCGACGGCACCGGAGTCAACCTACTGGCCGAGGTTCGGGCCACCGAGCCGGATCTGCCGTTTATTTTGGTGACTGGAGAGGGTGATGAGGCGATCGCCAGCGATGCGATTGGCGAGCAGGTCACCGACTACGTCAGAAAGATGGATCTCGGTCAGCAGCCCACCGGGTTGGTCCGACGGATTGAAACGGTCGTCGAGGCCGACCGGAACCGCCGGGCATTGGCCCACGAACGGCGGCACAAGGAGGCGCTCCTCGAAACCGTCACCGCCTCGTCGACCCGCTCAGAACTCGGCGGGAGCATCTGCGAGCAATTAGTCGACAGCGGCTACGTTTGTGTATGGATCGGCGTCCTCGACGACGACCGTGGGGTTGTCCCGCTGTCGACAGCTGGTGATACCAACTATCTTGAAACCATGAATCCGCCCGGAACCCGGCCAGCCGACAGCACCGAACCCACCCTTCGTGCATTCGACGAAACCAAATCTGTTGTCCACTCATTGGAAAGCATCGAGGAGGCAGAAACCAAGTCAGCGGACTGGGTGGGGGTTGCCGTTGATCACGGCTTCGGGTCGATGGCAGCGATTCCAATCAGCCACAACGACGTTTATTTCGGTGTGTTAACGGTCTATAGCCGGATGCCACGGATCGAAGACCGCGAACGGGCGTTGCTCATCGAGTACGTTGAGACAGTCGGCTACGCCTTCCAGACGACCGCTTGGAAGCGAACACTCCTCTCGTCTGCGACTCCGACCGTTGAATTCACACTCGACAGTGGATGCCATCCACTTCTCGGGCTTATAGCAGCACTGTCCGACGAGTCGACGCTCCGTGCAGCAACGGTCATCCCTCGGAACGACGACGAAATGCTCTATGTAACGACCGCCGAGGGAGTCACGGAAGCCGACCTCTCGGTGGCAGTCGATACAACCGATTCGATCGTCTCGATCGACTACTACCGAACTGACGACGTCATCCAATGTGGACTCGTCTCAGAGTTACCAGTTCCCGAAACACGGCTCGTCGACGCCGGGGTCTCATTATCCGAAACCATTGTTAGCGGAGAACACGCACGGATTTTGTCCATTCTCGGTGGGGAAACCACTATCCGACAGTGTGTAGAGGCCCTCTCAGATCTCTGTGGCGATAGCTCGATGACGACACTCTGGACCACCGATGAATCCACCATGTCGGACGCCGAGGCGGTCGACGACCTGACCGACCGGCAGCGGCAGGTGCTCGAACTCGCCGTCGAAGCGGGCTACTTTGAGCGACCGCGGCACAACAACACGGGTGAACTTGCCGACACACTTGATATTTCACGAGCGACCTTCACTCAGCACTTACGAGCTGCCCAGCGGAAATTGTTCACAGACAAGATCCACAGGTAG
- a CDS encoding transposase: MATETLALFEHLEFDFLEEFDVFAPARRGRTRDHHPPALFRAFLHCYYKNVYGIRPVTRELQNTVVWLSCGFDRPPSRDAVDRFLTDLEHVVDEVFDRLVEQAACRGLLDLTYSIDSTDVRTMPADQDASKGYDPTAEEYYHGYGCTIVSTGQKIPIAAEFTESKQAPEETAMRVTCDALAVEKPIWMLGDSAYDTLGWHDHLLAAGVVPVAPYNARNTDDPKDIEYRVEARIDEHSEDVQLKQSTLDETYNRRSGVERTNDAVKDCGLGHVRARGRVHARAQVFLALCLRLVIAITNDERGDNPGSTVITL; encoded by the coding sequence ATGGCGACCGAGACGCTCGCGTTGTTCGAGCATCTTGAGTTCGACTTTCTCGAAGAATTCGATGTGTTCGCCCCCGCTCGCCGGGGGCGAACACGAGATCATCACCCACCAGCACTCTTCCGAGCGTTCCTGCACTGCTACTACAAGAACGTCTACGGCATCCGTCCAGTCACGCGAGAACTCCAGAACACGGTCGTCTGGCTCAGCTGTGGCTTCGATCGACCGCCGTCGAGAGACGCGGTCGATCGCTTCCTCACCGACCTCGAACACGTCGTCGACGAGGTCTTCGACCGCCTCGTCGAGCAGGCCGCCTGCCGCGGCCTGCTCGACTTGACCTACTCCATCGATTCCACCGACGTGAGGACGATGCCCGCCGACCAAGACGCGTCGAAAGGCTACGATCCAACCGCCGAAGAGTACTACCACGGCTACGGCTGTACGATCGTCTCGACCGGGCAAAAGATCCCGATTGCCGCGGAGTTCACCGAGAGCAAGCAAGCGCCAGAGGAGACGGCGATGCGCGTCACGTGTGACGCGCTCGCCGTCGAGAAACCGATCTGGATGCTTGGAGACAGCGCCTACGACACGCTCGGCTGGCACGACCACCTGCTGGCCGCAGGGGTCGTGCCAGTCGCTCCGTACAACGCACGAAACACCGACGATCCGAAAGACATCGAGTACAGGGTCGAAGCCCGCATCGACGAACACAGCGAGGACGTTCAGCTGAAGCAATCGACGCTAGACGAGACGTACAACCGCCGGAGTGGAGTCGAACGAACCAACGACGCCGTCAAGGACTGCGGCCTCGGGCACGTTCGCGCCCGAGGCCGCGTCCACGCACGAGCACAAGTGTTCCTCGCGCTGTGCCTTCGTCTCGTTATTGCGATCACCAACGACGAACGCGGAGACAATCCAGGAAGCACCGTCATCACGCTATGA
- a CDS encoding glycosyltransferase — protein MSQGKTLKRRLTSVEWSSLILFCSALVPFGLLIRLMQPETVFALGTLIGVITIYGGWSYLVIKFDSPYATLFSWKGLCVAFVCYGFGVVTLGWVQPSLTSGVYLFAIALIFLYYWFIALAAVYHNQRYHSQDAPPEPSASISIIVPAYNEEGYIQRTITALLDADYPDGKREIIVIDDGSTDNTCAEARAFESETVSVVTKDNGGKYSALNYGLLFASNEIILTVDADSVPEKDALKQMVAPLSDQSVGAVASTVTIWNRGSLLTGCQQLEYTIGVNVYRRMLDLFGIVMVVPGCLGAYRRDVLDEIQGFDPQTLTEDFDITVKVLRAGYEVRSSEARVYTEAPDSLRDLYNQRLRWYRGNYMTIFKHRGVLSEPTTGFLYRFAFPLRLVELLFLPFASWVILGLIVKILLSGFVIQVVSLFIFFLSIIFLIAALGVYIEGEDWRLLWYTPLFLVGYKHFHDALLLKSLADVLLGRNLSWTRATRIEQRSNQPTQSNQVESDAEVETAD, from the coding sequence GTGAGTCAAGGCAAGACACTGAAACGTCGACTCACCTCAGTCGAGTGGTCATCCTTGATCCTGTTCTGTTCAGCACTCGTGCCGTTCGGGCTTCTCATTCGACTCATGCAGCCGGAAACGGTGTTCGCACTCGGTACACTGATTGGAGTGATCACGATTTACGGTGGCTGGTCGTACCTCGTGATTAAGTTCGATAGCCCCTACGCGACACTGTTCTCTTGGAAAGGGCTCTGTGTCGCCTTCGTCTGTTATGGGTTCGGGGTCGTCACACTCGGCTGGGTACAACCGTCGCTCACTTCTGGGGTGTATCTGTTCGCAATCGCCCTGATCTTTCTGTACTACTGGTTTATCGCCCTCGCCGCAGTCTATCACAACCAACGTTATCACTCACAGGACGCTCCACCAGAACCCAGCGCGTCGATCAGTATCATCGTACCAGCCTACAACGAGGAAGGGTACATCCAGCGAACGATTACCGCACTCTTGGATGCTGACTACCCCGACGGGAAGCGAGAGATCATCGTCATTGACGATGGGAGCACTGACAACACCTGTGCAGAGGCTCGGGCCTTCGAGTCCGAAACCGTCAGCGTCGTCACAAAGGATAACGGCGGCAAATACTCGGCGCTGAACTACGGCCTCCTGTTCGCGTCGAACGAGATCATACTCACCGTCGACGCCGATAGTGTCCCCGAAAAAGATGCGCTCAAACAGATGGTCGCTCCACTAAGCGACCAGTCGGTGGGTGCGGTTGCCAGCACGGTGACGATCTGGAACCGAGGGTCGCTTCTAACGGGGTGTCAACAGTTGGAGTACACCATCGGTGTCAACGTCTACCGGCGGATGCTGGATCTGTTTGGGATCGTGATGGTCGTACCAGGTTGTCTCGGAGCCTACCGGCGGGATGTACTCGACGAAATTCAGGGGTTCGATCCACAGACGCTCACCGAAGATTTTGATATCACCGTCAAAGTGCTTCGTGCTGGCTACGAAGTCCGAAGTTCCGAGGCACGTGTCTACACTGAGGCCCCGGATTCATTACGTGATCTCTACAACCAGCGGCTCCGCTGGTATCGAGGGAACTATATGACCATATTCAAACATCGAGGGGTTCTCTCGGAGCCGACGACAGGGTTTCTGTACCGGTTTGCCTTTCCACTTCGATTGGTTGAGCTCTTATTTCTCCCGTTTGCGAGCTGGGTGATCCTCGGGCTCATCGTGAAAATCCTGCTAAGTGGCTTTGTTATCCAAGTAGTCTCGTTGTTTATTTTTTTCCTGAGTATTATCTTCCTGATCGCTGCTCTTGGAGTCTACATCGAAGGTGAAGATTGGCGGCTGCTGTGGTATACGCCCCTGTTTTTAGTCGGTTACAAGCATTTCCACGACGCGTTGCTGCTCAAGAGTCTCGCCGACGTATTGTTGGGCCGAAACTTGTCGTGGACGCGAGCCACACGTATCGAACAGAGATCTAACCAACCTACACAGTCCAACCAAGTCGAATCTGACGCCGAAGTCGAAACCGCCGACTGA
- a CDS encoding DUF2334 domain-containing protein, whose amino-acid sequence MRSVGTIRICNVCDSNWRPRADDESVSTNRTGDHNSQIDLTKYRRRSTNQGRWLAGVRKRIGTQLTAAVILLLIVGVGLGGATLSTSLLADNTDDSLAPTDDQEWTEYETIAVFRNDDIQPWYKTNTRRAVDRVFIEEDVPVTLGVIPAVNGADSPITDNGRTCGYLRSLLTEHPGQFEIALHGYTHDQRTGFYNGSEFGGIDPATQQQWMTTGTEILRTCTGVTPRTFIPPLNTYDTGTVEAANTADYRTISGGDWFTTQYYNETGIFAAGGLVHASEGASFVDWERDELHSQAELQAEFNDSYESNTLHIQMLHYQSFDTEADREKLRQLIRHIKSTDTAFLTVDQLTTGLQSGNIRETEEGWEIREPLEPPANSPDRLEEPSGIDRLLSVRAVS is encoded by the coding sequence ATGCGATCAGTGGGAACGATCCGCATCTGCAACGTGTGTGACAGCAACTGGCGACCGAGGGCAGATGATGAATCGGTCTCGACCAATCGAACCGGAGACCACAATAGCCAGATCGACCTCACCAAGTATCGCCGCCGGTCGACCAATCAGGGACGATGGCTGGCCGGAGTTCGTAAGCGGATCGGTACCCAGTTGACCGCGGCAGTTATTCTCCTCCTGATCGTCGGGGTTGGGCTCGGCGGCGCGACGCTGTCGACATCATTGCTTGCCGACAATACGGACGACTCATTAGCACCCACAGACGATCAAGAGTGGACGGAGTACGAGACGATAGCCGTCTTTCGGAACGACGACATTCAACCGTGGTATAAGACCAACACACGACGGGCAGTCGACCGCGTCTTTATCGAGGAAGACGTTCCGGTGACACTCGGTGTGATACCAGCAGTCAACGGTGCCGACTCCCCTATTACCGACAACGGTAGAACCTGTGGCTACCTTCGATCCCTGCTTACGGAGCATCCAGGACAGTTCGAAATTGCTCTCCACGGCTACACCCACGACCAGCGGACGGGGTTCTACAACGGGAGTGAGTTCGGTGGTATCGATCCCGCGACCCAACAGCAGTGGATGACAACTGGAACAGAAATTCTCCGCACTTGTACGGGCGTAACGCCACGGACGTTCATTCCACCCCTGAACACCTACGATACGGGGACCGTCGAGGCGGCCAATACAGCGGACTACCGAACTATCTCCGGGGGTGACTGGTTCACGACACAATACTACAACGAGACTGGTATCTTCGCCGCCGGTGGTCTCGTCCACGCCTCGGAAGGTGCATCGTTCGTCGACTGGGAACGCGACGAGTTACACAGCCAAGCCGAGCTTCAGGCCGAGTTCAACGACTCTTACGAGTCGAACACCCTCCACATCCAGATGCTCCACTATCAATCGTTCGACACCGAGGCCGACCGAGAGAAACTTCGACAGCTGATTCGACACATAAAATCGACCGACACCGCCTTTCTGACGGTCGATCAGCTCACGACCGGGCTCCAAAGCGGTAATATCCGGGAGACAGAGGAGGGATGGGAAATCCGAGAGCCGCTAGAACCGCCCGCCAACTCCCCCGACCGGCTCGAAGAGCCGAGCGGGATAGATAGATTGCTCTCAGTGAGGGCTGTTTCGTGA
- a CDS encoding serpin family protein — MDDRRSGDGVSMNQNIDRRGLLAVTGMAAAAALAGCTVGAPRNTTTDEPQDATDGPPANAPMRSLTEGSPSSTNERMAELVAGNAGFALDLHEQLTTADDVDNVFVSPYSISMALAMTYGGAGGETETAMRETLGFSLREETHPAFGELQAALDTRATTDVPGGSDKETIDAFQLEVANALWGSTDYPFAEATDGRIEALIPEDGTVFSND; from the coding sequence ATGGACGACCGCCGCTCGGGTGATGGGGTCTCGATGAACCAGAATATAGACCGCCGTGGCCTGCTTGCTGTGACTGGAATGGCCGCAGCCGCCGCACTCGCTGGCTGTACTGTGGGTGCTCCACGAAACACTACGACGGACGAACCCCAAGATGCAACCGATGGGCCACCAGCCAACGCCCCCATGAGATCACTGACCGAAGGATCGCCCTCGTCGACGAACGAACGCATGGCCGAACTCGTCGCTGGCAATGCGGGATTCGCACTCGATCTCCACGAACAACTCACAACAGCCGATGACGTCGACAACGTGTTCGTCTCACCCTACAGCATCTCGATGGCACTTGCGATGACCTATGGGGGTGCAGGTGGTGAGACCGAGACCGCAATGCGAGAGACACTCGGATTTTCACTTCGTGAGGAGACCCATCCTGCCTTTGGCGAGCTGCAAGCAGCACTTGATACGAGAGCCACGACAGACGTACCGGGTGGCTCTGACAAGGAGACAATCGATGCCTTCCAACTCGAAGTTGCCAACGCTCTGTGGGGTTCGACCGACTACCCCTTCGCCGAGGCAACCGACGGTCGAATCGAAGCCCTGATTCCCGAAGACGGTACTGTCTTCTCAAACGACTGA